One Pseudonocardia sediminis DNA window includes the following coding sequences:
- a CDS encoding helix-turn-helix transcriptional regulator, producing the protein MARQRGGVVGRRDELTDLVPPDGRGGLVVLRGAHGSGRSAVLAALGRELRADGVVVLDVGFGDERVEWDLFGACAVLAAVRERFEDLDADPALGASISAVAGLCTPESYGSPARRSALLAEMGRMFTRIGVHSRVALLADDVDAVGQPLFALAPAHLSGHYVVAGCTGDAGRPGGSAELCDVADRVVELGPLPDADVDLLLRRVGNVPVDPAVPAALRAALGPLYGNPATLLATVAELRARDRLVVAHDHLCLRDLDPGCCAAPIALPAGHPLLTEVGDGPARDLVVLAAGYTDLGVDDVPALAAATGRPVDECGREVDRLVRAGVLDGDAAGRLSLRCPALGTTLLEQAGCGTVTELHRAMAAHLHAAAQAGAPCDPSVLADHVVAAGAALPPTPDLATLLHDEAVRVAVLHPDHAARRYLAAWRHAGPGRGRMRVQSELVRLLVRNGRCELLTGFVAEIVAEGPPEADPRVRSELAVAAALAALHCGRPVSAAVRDALAEPGYEHCPLRFCDRWFAGEPVELDDLVAAFAHLTDGWPRPQLAATLQDRSQRRRRARFGIEVAFATRALVPVFEWLYGADYGAPAHGALAAYHRVVQTYATGAWTDALCAARELATATHGDPLSRQIAQLLAAEMCNWRGEDRRAAAWLDAVPADGPFTAIRGWVACGIRYREGDAAGALAAGWEAYRRIGSGSGDAGGWRLLVRMATVAAEAGDAAWTARLAEETSVRERRNRATVARESISLLVGLTTGDETAVREGLALVRGREHRPELAWACLATGLVAADPQRWLHEAYEIAREIGAPRLRARAKQLMAGRGVAAPVARSRPDRFSDIEVRIVELIRDGATNRRIAIAIGVSEKTVENHLTKLFLKAGCRTRHGLAAASLDGRLEAIGA; encoded by the coding sequence ATGGCGCGGCAGCGCGGAGGGGTCGTCGGACGACGGGACGAGCTCACCGATCTGGTCCCGCCCGACGGTCGCGGCGGACTGGTGGTCCTGCGCGGGGCGCACGGCAGCGGGCGGTCCGCCGTGCTCGCTGCGCTGGGCCGCGAGCTGCGGGCCGACGGGGTCGTCGTGCTCGACGTCGGTTTCGGCGACGAGCGGGTCGAGTGGGACCTGTTCGGGGCCTGCGCCGTGCTGGCCGCGGTCCGGGAACGGTTCGAGGACCTCGACGCCGACCCCGCCCTGGGCGCGTCGATCAGTGCCGTGGCCGGCCTGTGCACCCCGGAGAGCTACGGCTCGCCGGCGCGCCGCTCGGCGCTGCTCGCCGAGATGGGCCGGATGTTCACCCGGATCGGCGTGCACTCGCGGGTGGCGCTGCTCGCCGACGACGTCGACGCCGTCGGGCAGCCCCTGTTCGCGCTCGCCCCGGCGCACCTGTCCGGGCACTACGTGGTCGCGGGATGCACCGGCGACGCCGGCCGGCCCGGAGGGTCGGCGGAGCTGTGCGACGTGGCCGACCGCGTCGTCGAGCTCGGCCCGCTGCCCGACGCCGACGTCGACCTGCTGCTGCGCCGCGTCGGGAACGTGCCCGTCGACCCCGCCGTGCCCGCCGCGCTGCGGGCGGCGCTGGGCCCGCTCTACGGGAACCCGGCGACGCTGCTGGCGACGGTGGCCGAGCTGCGTGCCCGTGACCGGCTCGTCGTCGCCCACGACCACCTCTGCCTGCGCGATCTCGATCCGGGCTGCTGCGCCGCGCCGATCGCCCTGCCCGCCGGGCACCCGTTGCTGACCGAGGTGGGCGACGGTCCCGCGCGCGACCTGGTGGTTCTCGCCGCCGGCTACACCGACCTCGGCGTGGACGACGTCCCCGCCCTCGCCGCCGCGACCGGGCGCCCGGTCGACGAGTGCGGGCGCGAGGTGGACCGGCTGGTCCGCGCGGGGGTGCTCGACGGCGACGCGGCCGGGCGCCTGTCGCTGCGCTGCCCGGCCCTCGGTACGACCCTGCTGGAGCAGGCCGGGTGCGGCACCGTCACGGAGCTGCACCGGGCGATGGCCGCGCACCTGCACGCCGCCGCGCAGGCCGGTGCGCCGTGCGACCCGTCGGTACTCGCCGACCACGTCGTCGCCGCGGGCGCGGCGCTGCCGCCCACACCGGACCTGGCCACCCTGCTCCACGACGAGGCCGTACGCGTCGCCGTCCTGCACCCCGACCACGCCGCCCGCCGCTACCTCGCGGCCTGGAGGCACGCCGGACCCGGGCGGGGCCGGATGCGGGTGCAGTCCGAGCTGGTCCGCCTGCTCGTGCGCAACGGCCGCTGCGAGCTGCTGACCGGTTTCGTCGCCGAGATCGTGGCGGAGGGCCCGCCCGAGGCCGACCCCCGGGTGCGGTCCGAGCTGGCCGTGGCGGCCGCGCTGGCCGCCCTGCACTGCGGCCGCCCGGTGTCGGCCGCGGTCCGCGACGCCCTGGCCGAACCGGGGTACGAGCACTGCCCGCTGCGGTTCTGCGACCGCTGGTTCGCGGGGGAGCCGGTGGAGCTCGACGACCTCGTCGCCGCTTTCGCCCACCTCACCGACGGCTGGCCGCGTCCCCAGCTCGCGGCCACGCTGCAGGACCGCTCGCAGCGCCGCCGTCGCGCCCGGTTCGGGATCGAGGTGGCGTTCGCGACCCGCGCCCTGGTCCCGGTGTTCGAGTGGCTCTACGGCGCGGACTACGGCGCCCCGGCGCACGGTGCGCTCGCCGCCTACCACCGCGTCGTGCAGACCTACGCCACCGGCGCATGGACCGACGCGTTGTGCGCGGCCCGCGAGCTGGCCACCGCGACCCACGGCGACCCGCTGAGCCGGCAGATCGCCCAGCTGCTCGCAGCCGAGATGTGCAACTGGCGCGGCGAGGACCGGCGCGCGGCCGCCTGGCTCGACGCGGTCCCGGCCGACGGCCCGTTCACCGCGATCCGAGGCTGGGTCGCGTGCGGCATCCGGTACCGGGAGGGCGACGCGGCCGGGGCGCTCGCGGCCGGCTGGGAGGCCTACCGCCGCATCGGGTCCGGATCCGGTGACGCCGGCGGGTGGCGGCTCCTGGTCCGGATGGCGACGGTCGCGGCCGAGGCCGGTGACGCGGCCTGGACCGCCCGGCTGGCCGAGGAGACCTCCGTGCGCGAACGCCGCAACCGCGCCACCGTGGCCCGGGAGTCGATCTCGCTGCTCGTCGGCCTGACCACGGGCGACGAGACCGCGGTCCGCGAGGGCCTCGCGCTGGTCCGCGGACGTGAGCACCGCCCCGAGCTGGCCTGGGCCTGCCTCGCGACCGGGCTGGTGGCGGCCGACCCGCAGCGCTGGCTGCACGAGGCCTACGAGATCGCCCGGGAGATCGGCGCGCCCCGCCTCCGGGCCCGGGCGAAGCAGTTGATGGCCGGGCGCGGCGTCGCCGCCCCGGTCGCCCGCTCCCGACCCGACCGCTTCTCCGACATCGAGGTACGCATCGTGGAGCTGATCCGCGACGGCGCGACGAACCGGCGGATCGCGATCGCGATCGGGGTCAGCGAGAAGACCGTGGAGAACCACCTGACCAAGCTCTTCCTCAAGGCCGGCTGCCGGACCCGGCACGGGCTGGCGGCGGCGAGCCTGGACGGGCGGCTGGAGGCGATCGGCGCGTGA
- a CDS encoding ATP-binding protein, with translation MKELVELMKSPGGPPLVGITGPAGSGRTTLLAELGTEIDISGSRIVALRFTRDGSAVPAHLASRSVPAPGRVAPARDRLSPPWSPIGSADGAADDPRIARTAGAAAAAPLLLSGNAVLLVDDAQWMDRDTSAVLEAMVRRFAGSTVRVVCAVRTPVPASARAEGVCAWARLRSDGLVHDVRLRPLDGDAVARALRTATGAVAAPELVARVRALSRGVPAAVRDAVEDLRADGSIRVVDRHAYLVPASGRAREPRNHLLRTVHDLGEDVWSAAKAVAVLHPLGAAAPGLVASSLRCTAAEAGALLDRLRGAGVLHRGHGGATWRFTVPLVASVLLDCLGPYERRRLSETAVRAVWDDGVVCDDPDYLTDRVADAGRLVDPVRARAELLARAPEAMGTRPDLAERWWNAAAELAPDRAQRAQALLMHAVTCFLHGDYERSMHGTQAVLRYHPEQLPAESVQEIQVMLISAMHNVGDAGALEEVAAGRRFFHGDDAARTVSRAIALSLMDRWADARRLLAGTRDVWATTAMSTALGELFEMLADLWAGRPEPLHRRLAEAGTGDRSHGTDERHRHTHVNALVTTLFCVGDLRGVEHVLEKEGLAPEGLDMTNRAQLAATQGRFDTALDLGRRCIAGGTARGYDAGRSAMQQGTAYLMIARGELSRARELLATARADRPALAHLLENPAAEIDKVLGNGDAATERLTTTLDAAMRRELVVGAELTWAQLADLALDRGDHGAAVRALEGVDRVDAAMRTSRSRMYALLVRAAVDSDGAAARDAVDVCRERGQPFELGVTISKLARHGLGEPELLREAYDVFGDLDALLCRVWTRTLMLRYDVPIPGRRVTVAENERLLALLVADGLSNKQLAFVLRTSDKSVEGRLSRLFSRTGHRSRIELAAAIASGEYEVG, from the coding sequence ATGAAAGAGCTGGTCGAGCTGATGAAATCGCCGGGTGGGCCGCCCCTGGTCGGGATCACCGGTCCGGCCGGGTCGGGGCGGACGACACTGCTGGCCGAGCTCGGTACCGAGATCGACATCTCCGGTTCGCGCATCGTTGCGCTGCGGTTCACCCGGGACGGGTCGGCCGTGCCCGCCCACCTCGCTTCGCGGTCGGTCCCCGCACCCGGCCGGGTGGCCCCGGCACGCGACCGGCTCAGCCCGCCGTGGTCGCCGATCGGGTCCGCCGACGGCGCCGCGGACGACCCCCGTATCGCCCGTACGGCCGGCGCCGCGGCCGCCGCGCCGCTGCTGCTCTCCGGGAACGCGGTACTGCTGGTGGACGACGCGCAGTGGATGGACCGGGACACCTCGGCCGTGCTCGAGGCGATGGTGCGCCGGTTCGCCGGGTCGACGGTGCGCGTCGTCTGCGCCGTCCGCACGCCGGTCCCGGCGTCGGCACGCGCGGAGGGGGTGTGCGCGTGGGCCCGCCTGCGCTCGGACGGCCTGGTGCACGACGTGCGCCTCCGACCGCTCGACGGCGACGCGGTGGCCCGTGCGCTGCGGACCGCGACCGGCGCCGTCGCGGCCCCGGAGCTCGTCGCCCGGGTCCGGGCGCTGAGCCGGGGCGTCCCGGCCGCGGTACGGGACGCCGTCGAGGACTTGCGGGCCGACGGCTCGATCCGGGTGGTCGACCGGCACGCCTACCTGGTGCCGGCGTCGGGTCGCGCGCGGGAGCCCCGCAACCACCTGCTGCGGACCGTGCACGACCTGGGTGAGGACGTCTGGTCCGCCGCGAAGGCGGTGGCCGTCCTGCATCCGCTCGGCGCCGCCGCTCCGGGCCTGGTCGCCTCCTCGCTCCGCTGCACGGCGGCCGAGGCCGGCGCGCTGCTCGACCGGCTGCGTGGAGCCGGTGTCCTGCACCGCGGGCACGGCGGCGCGACCTGGCGGTTCACCGTGCCGCTGGTCGCGTCGGTCCTGCTGGACTGCCTCGGGCCCTACGAGCGGCGCCGGCTCTCCGAGACCGCGGTCCGGGCCGTGTGGGACGACGGCGTCGTCTGCGACGACCCCGACTACCTCACCGACCGGGTCGCCGACGCCGGCCGCCTGGTCGACCCGGTCCGGGCGCGGGCGGAGCTCCTCGCACGCGCTCCGGAGGCGATGGGCACGAGGCCCGACCTCGCCGAACGGTGGTGGAACGCGGCCGCCGAGCTGGCGCCGGACCGGGCGCAGCGGGCCCAGGCCCTGCTCATGCACGCCGTCACCTGCTTCCTGCACGGCGACTACGAACGCAGCATGCACGGCACCCAGGCGGTCCTGCGCTACCACCCGGAGCAGCTCCCGGCCGAGTCGGTCCAGGAGATCCAGGTGATGCTGATCAGCGCGATGCACAACGTCGGCGACGCCGGGGCGCTGGAGGAGGTCGCGGCCGGACGGCGGTTCTTCCACGGCGACGACGCCGCCCGCACCGTCTCCCGCGCCATCGCGCTGAGCCTGATGGACCGCTGGGCCGACGCCCGGCGGCTGCTCGCCGGGACCCGCGACGTCTGGGCCACCACGGCGATGTCGACCGCACTCGGCGAGCTGTTCGAGATGCTCGCCGACCTGTGGGCGGGGCGCCCGGAGCCACTGCACCGGCGCCTCGCCGAGGCGGGGACCGGCGACCGGTCGCACGGGACCGACGAGCGGCACCGGCACACCCACGTCAACGCCCTGGTCACGACCCTGTTCTGCGTCGGTGACCTGCGCGGGGTGGAGCACGTGCTGGAGAAGGAGGGTCTCGCACCCGAGGGGCTCGACATGACCAACCGGGCCCAGCTGGCGGCGACGCAGGGCCGGTTCGACACCGCGCTGGACCTCGGCCGGCGCTGCATCGCCGGTGGCACCGCCCGCGGCTACGACGCCGGCCGGTCGGCGATGCAGCAGGGCACCGCCTACCTGATGATCGCCCGCGGGGAGCTGAGCCGCGCCCGTGAGCTGCTGGCCACGGCGCGCGCGGACCGCCCCGCCCTGGCGCACCTGCTGGAGAACCCCGCGGCCGAGATCGACAAGGTGCTCGGGAACGGCGACGCGGCCACCGAGCGGCTCACGACGACCCTGGACGCGGCGATGCGGCGCGAGCTCGTCGTCGGCGCGGAGCTGACCTGGGCCCAGCTCGCGGACCTGGCCCTGGACCGGGGTGACCACGGCGCGGCGGTGCGGGCGCTGGAGGGCGTCGACCGGGTCGACGCGGCGATGCGCACCTCGCGCAGCCGGATGTACGCGCTGCTGGTCCGCGCCGCGGTGGACTCCGACGGCGCCGCGGCCCGGGACGCCGTGGACGTGTGCCGCGAGCGCGGGCAACCGTTCGAGCTCGGCGTCACGATCTCCAAGCTCGCCCGCCACGGACTCGGCGAACCGGAGCTGCTGCGGGAGGCCTACGACGTCTTCGGCGACCTCGACGCCCTCCTGTGCCGGGTCTGGACCCGGACGCTGATGCTGCGCTACGACGTCCCGATCCCCGGCCGGCGGGTGACGGTGGCCGAGAACGAGCGCCTGCTGGCCCTGCTCGTCGCCGACGGGCTGAGCAACAAGCAGCTCGCGTTCGTGCTGCGGACGAGCGACAAGAGCGTGGAGGGACGGCTGAGCAGGCTGTTCAGCCGCACCGGTCACCGGTCGCGAATCGAGCTGGCCGCGGCGATCGCCTCCGGAGAGTACGAGGTCGGCTGA
- the deoC gene encoding deoxyribose-phosphate aldolase: MTASTLTAAAIAGMIDHAILKPELTRAEVDAQLDIAARYRIFSVCVRPSDVAHAVTRLAGTDVAVGTVIGFPHGTTSTAAKAAEARQALDDGAAELDMVLNIGRLRSGLLDDVEADIRAVVEAGQGRVVKVILETAFLSDDDIVAGCRAAERAGAAFVKTSTGFAGGGATAAHVELMRRTVGPSVQVKASGGVRDLDTVLAFHAAGVTRFGTSGTATILDDATTRESGATAPAREDRSSY, translated from the coding sequence GTGACCGCGTCCACCCTCACCGCCGCCGCCATCGCCGGGATGATCGACCACGCGATCCTCAAGCCGGAGCTGACCCGAGCCGAGGTGGACGCCCAGCTCGACATCGCGGCCCGGTACCGGATCTTCAGCGTCTGCGTGCGCCCCTCCGACGTCGCGCACGCCGTGACCCGGCTGGCCGGGACCGATGTCGCCGTCGGCACCGTGATCGGCTTCCCGCACGGCACGACCAGCACCGCGGCCAAGGCCGCCGAGGCCCGGCAGGCGCTCGATGACGGCGCCGCCGAGCTCGACATGGTGCTCAACATCGGACGGCTGCGCAGCGGACTTCTCGACGACGTCGAGGCCGACATCCGGGCCGTCGTCGAGGCCGGGCAGGGGCGGGTCGTCAAGGTCATCCTGGAGACGGCCTTCCTCTCCGACGACGACATCGTCGCCGGGTGCCGGGCCGCCGAACGGGCCGGCGCGGCGTTCGTCAAGACCTCCACGGGGTTCGCCGGTGGCGGCGCGACGGCCGCGCACGTCGAGCTGATGCGCCGCACGGTCGGCCCGTCGGTGCAGGTCAAGGCGTCCGGCGGGGTCCGCGACCTGGACACCGTGCTGGCCTTCCACGCCGCCGGCGTCACCCGCTTCGGCACCAGCGGCACCGCGACCATCCTCGACGACGCCACCACCCGCGAGTCCGGTGCGACGGCTCCGGCCCGCGAGGACCGCTCCTCCTACTGA
- a CDS encoding FAD-dependent oxidoreductase, which translates to MAFAITQTCCTDASCVAACPVNCIHPTPGEADFDTAEMLYIDPRSCIDCGACADACPVDAIFPLESLSGPLAAYGEVNAEYYVGRPAAAQRPDPAPIFHSWDPPRFDRVIPPDFPALDVAVVGSGPAGMYAVQDLLLHTSSRVTLIDRLPVAGGLVNFGVAPDHPSTKRIGETFDRYRSHHRLRMRLGVEVGRDVTAVQLGREHDAVIYAVGAPASRDLGVPGEDLPGSVGAITAVGWYNGHPDVDDDALDLSGERVVVVGNGNVALDVARILTADPDDLAGTSISPAALARLRAGTVREVVLLGRRGPDVAAYTRPEMMALTRRDDVDLVVDDHDPSVGAMIDAGADKGGLLASVKREAVDYAAPPPPGRRIVLRFSSVTEEILGDTVVEGVRLSGGTTIPAGLVVRAIGHRGRAVPGLPFDEATGTVPHEDGRVTGTANSYVVGWIKRGPSRGIGANRADAQETVGTLLADVVSGRLSPARRGRIRGAVHRLRTAR; encoded by the coding sequence ATGGCGTTCGCGATCACCCAGACCTGCTGCACCGATGCGTCCTGCGTGGCGGCCTGCCCGGTGAACTGCATCCACCCGACACCGGGCGAGGCGGACTTCGACACCGCCGAGATGCTCTACATCGACCCGCGCTCGTGCATCGACTGCGGGGCCTGCGCGGACGCCTGCCCGGTCGACGCGATCTTCCCGCTGGAGTCGCTGTCCGGGCCGCTCGCCGCCTACGGCGAGGTCAACGCCGAGTACTACGTCGGCCGCCCGGCCGCGGCGCAGCGCCCGGACCCGGCGCCGATCTTCCACAGCTGGGACCCGCCGCGCTTCGACCGGGTGATCCCGCCGGACTTCCCGGCGCTCGACGTCGCGGTCGTCGGCAGCGGGCCGGCCGGGATGTACGCGGTGCAGGACCTGCTGCTGCACACCTCGTCGCGGGTCACGCTGATCGACCGCCTGCCGGTGGCCGGGGGACTGGTGAACTTCGGCGTCGCGCCGGACCACCCGTCGACCAAGCGGATCGGCGAGACGTTCGACCGGTACCGCTCGCACCACCGGCTGCGGATGCGCCTCGGGGTGGAGGTGGGCCGAGACGTCACGGCCGTGCAGCTGGGCCGCGAGCACGACGCGGTGATCTACGCCGTGGGTGCGCCCGCCTCGCGTGACCTGGGCGTGCCGGGGGAGGACCTGCCCGGCAGTGTCGGGGCGATCACGGCGGTGGGCTGGTACAACGGGCACCCCGACGTCGACGACGACGCGCTCGACCTCTCCGGCGAGCGGGTCGTGGTGGTGGGCAACGGCAACGTCGCCCTCGACGTCGCCCGGATCCTCACCGCCGACCCCGACGACCTCGCCGGGACCTCGATCTCCCCGGCCGCCCTGGCCCGGCTGCGGGCCGGCACCGTCCGTGAGGTCGTCCTGCTCGGGCGCCGCGGGCCGGACGTCGCGGCCTACACCCGGCCGGAGATGATGGCGCTGACCCGGCGCGACGACGTCGACCTCGTCGTCGACGACCACGACCCGTCCGTCGGCGCGATGATCGACGCGGGCGCCGACAAGGGCGGGCTGCTCGCGTCGGTGAAGCGGGAGGCCGTCGACTACGCCGCCCCGCCACCTCCCGGACGGCGGATCGTGCTGCGGTTCTCGTCGGTCACCGAGGAGATCCTCGGCGACACCGTGGTGGAGGGGGTCCGGCTCTCCGGCGGCACCACGATCCCGGCGGGTCTGGTGGTGCGCGCCATCGGCCACCGCGGGCGCGCGGTGCCCGGCCTGCCGTTCGACGAGGCGACCGGCACCGTCCCGCACGAGGACGGCCGGGTCACCGGCACCGCGAACTCCTACGTCGTCGGCTGGATCAAGCGCGGCCCGTCCCGGGGGATCGGCGCGAACCGGGCCGACGCGCAGGAGACCGTCGGCACGCTGCTGGCCGACGTGGTGTCGGGCCGTCTGTCGCCCGCCCGCCGAGGCCGGATCCGCGGCGCCGTCCACCGGTTGCGTACGGCGCGCTGA
- a CDS encoding AurF N-oxygenase family protein has product MTGAIAEDRDAATAERDDMANRLLRSSEELSYDPVEAVDWETPLDTSFHGASPEWSTLYGTSYWDEMTEEQRRALTRQEAASVASTGIWFEMILQQMVIRDFYAKDATDPAFQWALTEIADECRHSIMFARGAAKLGAPAYRPKRHVIELGRVFKAAAFGEAAYAAILVAEEVLDVMQRDWMRDERVVPFVRTINNIHVVEESRHMKFAREETRERLKGAGPLRRRINALVVAGAAYFIVTSMWNSKIYANAGLDEQRALREAKDNEHHKAMLRSSCAGLMEFLDSCGLLTREATAFYKRAHLI; this is encoded by the coding sequence ATGACTGGCGCCATCGCAGAGGACCGGGACGCAGCCACTGCCGAGCGGGACGACATGGCCAACCGCCTCCTGCGCTCGTCCGAGGAGCTGTCCTACGACCCGGTCGAGGCCGTCGACTGGGAGACGCCGCTGGACACGTCGTTCCACGGCGCCAGCCCGGAGTGGAGCACCCTCTACGGGACGTCCTACTGGGACGAGATGACCGAGGAGCAGCGGCGCGCGCTGACCCGCCAGGAGGCGGCGTCGGTGGCCAGCACCGGCATCTGGTTCGAGATGATCCTGCAGCAGATGGTCATCCGGGACTTCTACGCCAAGGACGCGACCGACCCGGCGTTCCAGTGGGCGCTGACCGAGATCGCCGACGAGTGCCGGCACTCGATCATGTTCGCCCGCGGTGCGGCGAAGCTGGGCGCCCCGGCCTACCGCCCGAAGCGCCACGTCATCGAGCTCGGGCGGGTGTTCAAGGCCGCCGCGTTCGGTGAGGCCGCCTACGCCGCGATCCTGGTCGCGGAGGAGGTCCTCGACGTCATGCAGCGGGACTGGATGCGCGACGAGCGCGTCGTCCCGTTCGTGCGCACGATCAACAACATCCACGTGGTCGAGGAGTCGCGGCACATGAAGTTCGCCCGCGAGGAGACCCGCGAGCGGCTCAAGGGGGCCGGCCCGCTCCGCCGCCGGATCAACGCGCTGGTCGTGGCCGGGGCCGCGTACTTCATCGTCACCAGCATGTGGAACTCGAAGATCTACGCCAACGCCGGGCTCGACGAGCAGCGCGCCCTGCGCGAGGCGAAGGACAACGAGCACCACAAGGCGATGCTGCGCTCGAGCTGCGCCGGGCTGATGGAGTTCCTGGACTCCTGCGGGCTGCTCACCCGCGAGGCGACCGCGTTCTACAAGCGCGCCCACCTGATCTGA
- a CDS encoding bifunctional nuclease family protein — MIETRVHAIGVDQQRSQPLVLLEETAPPGRLLPIWMAKDDATEVERARQGMSSPRPGTHALIGLLIEQFERRLTGVRITELRETVFHAELVLDDGTTVDSRASDALTLALHLDARIEVADEVFERAGVAKARIVGADDTSVENAEAGGAPAEPGVDVKEIEEFRRFLDEASPSDFDPDT; from the coding sequence GTGATCGAGACGCGCGTGCACGCGATCGGGGTCGACCAGCAACGGTCGCAGCCCCTGGTCCTGCTGGAGGAGACGGCCCCGCCGGGGCGTCTGCTCCCGATCTGGATGGCCAAGGACGACGCCACCGAGGTCGAACGGGCCCGGCAGGGGATGAGCTCGCCCCGGCCGGGGACCCACGCCCTGATCGGGCTTCTGATCGAGCAGTTCGAACGCCGGCTCACCGGGGTCCGGATCACCGAGCTGCGCGAGACCGTCTTCCACGCCGAGCTGGTGCTCGACGACGGCACCACGGTCGACTCCCGGGCCAGCGACGCGCTGACGCTGGCCCTGCACCTGGACGCGCGGATCGAGGTCGCGGACGAGGTGTTCGAGCGGGCCGGGGTCGCGAAGGCCCGGATCGTCGGCGCCGACGACACCTCGGTCGAGAACGCCGAGGCCGGTGGCGCACCCGCCGAGCCCGGCGTCGACGTGAAGGAGATCGAGGAGTTCCGCCGCTTCCTGGACGAGGCCTCGCCGTCGGACTTCGACCCCGACACCTAG
- a CDS encoding CoA transferase: MDRPLHGLQVVECASFVAGPTGGMTLAQLGASVVRIDPIGGGADHRRWPVVGNGAGPADAESYYWTSLNKGKRSVAVDMRSDEGRELVTGLITAPGPDRGVLVDNVVGRRWMSNDVLVGQRSDLVHVRVQGYPDGRPAVDYTVNAEVGIPGITGTEEGGAPVNHVLPAWDLVTGLSVSTAVLAALYERSRTGRGAYVELALADVALAGVANLGWLSEAAERGGERPRHGNHVYGSFGVDFACSDGPRVMVVALTPAQWAALRTVTGTEEVFAALEQALDADLTAESDRYRLRDTIAAILKPWFAARDYATVSDELDSARVLWSRYQGMSDVVASHRAGSHPVLSDMALPGDAGSSITARSPMRWNGEHGGTGEAPELGRDTDEVLADVLGLGSGEIAALHDRGIVAGP, encoded by the coding sequence GTGGACAGACCGCTGCACGGCCTGCAGGTCGTCGAGTGCGCCAGCTTCGTGGCCGGCCCCACGGGCGGCATGACGCTGGCGCAGCTCGGGGCCTCGGTGGTCCGCATCGACCCGATCGGCGGGGGAGCGGACCACCGCCGCTGGCCGGTCGTCGGCAACGGCGCCGGTCCGGCGGACGCGGAGTCCTACTACTGGACCTCGCTGAACAAGGGCAAGCGCTCGGTCGCGGTGGACATGCGTTCCGACGAGGGGCGCGAGCTCGTGACCGGGCTGATCACCGCCCCGGGCCCGGACCGCGGGGTCCTGGTGGACAACGTGGTCGGGCGCCGGTGGATGTCCAACGACGTGCTCGTGGGGCAGCGGTCCGACCTGGTGCACGTCCGCGTGCAGGGCTACCCGGACGGGCGCCCGGCCGTGGACTACACGGTCAACGCCGAGGTCGGGATCCCCGGCATCACCGGCACCGAGGAGGGCGGCGCGCCGGTCAACCACGTGCTGCCGGCGTGGGACCTGGTGACCGGCCTGAGCGTCTCGACCGCCGTGCTGGCCGCGCTCTACGAGCGCTCCCGCACCGGCCGGGGCGCCTACGTCGAGCTGGCGCTGGCCGACGTGGCGCTGGCCGGCGTCGCGAACCTCGGCTGGCTGTCCGAGGCGGCCGAGCGCGGCGGGGAACGCCCGCGGCACGGCAACCACGTCTACGGCAGCTTCGGGGTGGACTTCGCCTGCTCCGACGGTCCGCGGGTGATGGTCGTGGCGCTGACGCCGGCCCAGTGGGCGGCCTTGCGCACGGTCACCGGCACCGAGGAGGTCTTCGCCGCGCTGGAGCAGGCCCTCGACGCCGACCTGACGGCCGAGTCCGACCGCTACCGGCTGCGCGACACGATCGCGGCGATCCTCAAGCCCTGGTTCGCGGCACGCGACTACGCGACGGTGTCCGACGAGCTCGACTCCGCCCGCGTGCTGTGGAGCCGCTACCAGGGGATGAGTGACGTGGTGGCCTCGCACCGGGCGGGGAGCCACCCGGTGCTGTCGGACATGGCGCTGCCCGGCGACGCGGGGTCGTCGATCACCGCACGGTCCCCGATGCGCTGGAACGGCGAGCACGGCGGCACGGGTGAGGCACCGGAGCTGGGCCGCGACACCGACGAGGTCCTCGCCGACGTCCTCGGTCTGGGGTCGGGGGAGATCGCGGCGCTCCACGACCGCGGGATCGTCGCCGGGCCGTAG
- the msrA gene encoding peptide-methionine (S)-S-oxide reductase MsrA — MATETTILAGGCFWGAQELLRKRPGVISTRVGYSGGDTKNATYRNHGDHAEAVEVVFDPAVISFREILEFFFQIHDPSTKDRQGNDIGRSYRSAIYYLSDEQKQVALDTIADVDASGIWPGRVTTDVAPAGDFWQAEEDHQDYLQKYPYGYTCHFVRPGWVLPKRAESAR; from the coding sequence ATGGCGACCGAGACCACGATCCTGGCCGGAGGCTGTTTCTGGGGCGCGCAGGAACTGCTGCGCAAGCGTCCCGGGGTGATCTCGACCCGGGTCGGCTACTCCGGTGGCGACACCAAGAACGCGACGTACCGCAACCACGGCGACCACGCCGAGGCCGTCGAGGTCGTCTTCGACCCCGCGGTGATCTCGTTCCGGGAGATCCTGGAGTTCTTCTTCCAGATCCACGACCCGTCGACGAAGGACCGTCAGGGCAACGACATCGGCCGCAGCTACCGCTCCGCGATCTACTACCTCTCCGACGAGCAGAAGCAGGTCGCGCTGGACACGATCGCCGACGTCGACGCCTCGGGCATCTGGCCCGGCCGCGTGACCACCGACGTCGCCCCGGCCGGGGACTTCTGGCAGGCCGAGGAGGACCACCAGGACTACCTGCAGAAGTACCCGTATGGCTACACGTGCCACTTCGTGCGGCCCGGGTGGGTGCTCCCGAAGCGCGCCGAGTCGGCCCGCTGA